A genome region from Leifsonia sp. Root112D2 includes the following:
- a CDS encoding helix-turn-helix transcriptional regulator — protein sequence MPPVSKPARIPVEERLFSLVLALLATESGLTKNEVLSTVQGYRQRYSSAGDNASLERQFERDKDDIRELGVPLETVESPGDPGNNQNLRYRIPKGSYDLPSDIVFSAEEITLLGLAAAVWREGSLSGESRRAIMKLRSLGVESNEPVLGYAPRLRVRESAFEPLSLALERKAIVTFSYLKPGESASRRRTVAPLALVQHLGRWHLQGIDQDAQGSRTFLLSRIVDTVTLTNRTFEPDGADFAARALDELERIWQQNVAEIEVVPGSDAAVRLRRRYTGEPTSETAISAHYTDINVLADELAGYGPEVLVISPDALRTAVQTRLAATEKAHRD from the coding sequence GTGCCTCCAGTCTCCAAGCCCGCCCGAATTCCGGTCGAAGAGCGCCTGTTCAGCCTCGTGCTTGCGTTGCTCGCCACCGAGAGCGGATTGACGAAGAACGAGGTGCTGTCGACCGTTCAGGGATACCGGCAGCGGTATTCGAGCGCCGGTGACAACGCCAGCCTCGAGCGGCAGTTCGAACGCGACAAAGATGACATCCGTGAGCTCGGCGTGCCTTTGGAGACCGTGGAATCGCCGGGCGATCCCGGCAACAACCAGAACCTGCGGTATCGCATCCCCAAGGGCTCGTATGATCTTCCCTCCGACATCGTGTTCTCGGCCGAGGAGATCACCCTGCTCGGCTTGGCCGCCGCCGTCTGGCGGGAAGGTTCGCTCTCGGGTGAGTCCCGTCGCGCCATCATGAAGCTGCGCTCCCTCGGGGTCGAGTCGAACGAACCGGTTCTCGGCTACGCGCCGCGGCTGCGAGTGCGCGAGAGCGCGTTCGAGCCGCTCAGTCTTGCCCTCGAACGCAAGGCGATAGTGACGTTCTCCTATCTCAAGCCGGGGGAGAGCGCATCACGGCGGCGCACGGTCGCCCCTCTCGCACTCGTGCAGCACCTCGGTCGCTGGCACCTGCAGGGCATCGACCAGGACGCGCAGGGCTCGCGAACATTCCTGCTGTCACGCATCGTCGACACCGTCACGCTCACGAACCGCACATTCGAACCGGATGGCGCGGACTTCGCCGCGCGCGCCCTCGATGAGCTCGAGCGTATCTGGCAGCAGAATGTCGCGGAGATCGAGGTGGTTCCCGGCAGCGACGCCGCGGTGCGCCTGCGCCGCCGGTACACCGGTGAGCCCACGAGCGAGACGGCGATCTCGGCGCACTACACCGACATCAACGTTCTCGCCGACGAGCTGGCCGGCTACGGACCCGAGGTGCTCGTAATCTCACCGGATGCCCTGCGTACGGCCGTGCAAACCCGCCTGGCGGCCACAGAGAAGGCTCACCGTGACTGA
- the mshC gene encoding cysteine--1-D-myo-inosityl 2-amino-2-deoxy-alpha-D-glucopyranoside ligase, translating into MRAWIRPEIPALPGHSNPPRIFDTASQQLVEAAPDDVARLYVCGITPYDATHLGHANTYLTYDLLQRVWLDAGYRVHYAQNITDIDDPLLERAIATGVDWRELADEQIELFRQDMACLSILPPDDYVAVTEMITEIAEAVCILLDRGIAYRVPTPDAAGDDIYFDNRAAERAAPWRLGEESNLDSATMLQFFAERGGDPDREGKRDALDPLLWRASRDGEPFWPSRVGEGRPGWHIECSVIALKHLGLDFTVQGGGSDLVFPHHELSAGHAAALSGHPLARVYSHAGMIAYQGEKMSKSLGNLVKVSELRAAGVDPRVIRLALLGHHYRSDWEWTDADLAAATARLAAWQDPAALTPADASHALSAAGVLAELRDALADDLDAPTALAVVDNALSHGVDDPALAVAAVDALLGVRLRN; encoded by the coding sequence GTGAGAGCGTGGATTCGACCCGAGATACCAGCGTTACCGGGCCACTCGAATCCGCCCCGCATCTTCGACACGGCATCGCAGCAACTCGTCGAGGCAGCGCCCGACGACGTCGCGCGCCTGTACGTGTGTGGAATCACGCCGTATGACGCGACCCACCTCGGCCACGCGAACACGTATCTGACATACGACCTGCTGCAGCGCGTGTGGCTGGATGCCGGCTATCGCGTGCACTACGCGCAGAACATCACCGACATCGACGACCCGCTGCTCGAGCGTGCCATCGCGACGGGCGTTGACTGGCGTGAGCTGGCCGACGAGCAGATCGAGCTGTTCCGCCAGGACATGGCCTGCCTGTCGATTCTGCCTCCCGACGACTACGTCGCCGTCACCGAAATGATCACCGAGATCGCCGAGGCCGTGTGCATTCTGCTCGATCGCGGCATCGCCTATCGGGTGCCCACCCCGGATGCGGCAGGCGACGACATCTACTTCGACAACCGGGCAGCCGAGCGCGCCGCGCCCTGGCGCCTCGGAGAGGAGAGCAATCTCGATTCCGCGACGATGCTGCAGTTCTTCGCCGAGCGCGGGGGAGACCCCGACCGCGAGGGCAAGCGCGACGCGCTCGACCCGCTGCTGTGGCGCGCATCGCGCGACGGCGAGCCGTTCTGGCCATCACGCGTAGGCGAGGGACGGCCGGGCTGGCACATCGAATGCTCGGTCATCGCCCTCAAACACCTGGGACTGGATTTCACGGTGCAGGGGGGCGGCTCCGATCTGGTGTTTCCGCACCATGAACTCAGCGCGGGGCACGCTGCCGCGCTGAGCGGGCATCCGCTGGCACGCGTATACAGCCACGCGGGAATGATCGCCTACCAGGGCGAAAAGATGAGCAAATCGCTCGGCAATCTCGTGAAGGTCTCCGAGCTGCGCGCGGCGGGGGTCGACCCGCGCGTCATCAGACTTGCCCTGCTCGGTCACCACTACCGTTCGGACTGGGAGTGGACGGATGCCGACCTCGCCGCGGCGACCGCGCGCCTCGCCGCCTGGCAGGACCCCGCTGCCCTCACCCCCGCGGATGCCTCACACGCCCTCTCTGCCGCCGGAGTGCTCGCCGAGCTGCGTGACGCCCTGGCCGACGATCTCGATGCCCCGACCGCGCTGGCGGTCGTCGACAATGCTCTCTCACACGGCGTGGATGATCCCGCCCTCGCGGTTGCGGCGGTGGACGCCCTGCTCGGCGTGCGCCTGCGAAACTGA
- a CDS encoding M20/M25/M40 family metallo-hydrolase encodes MSLASDSAEEEKTGGLEATAAIARDLIRFDTSNYGEGKANGETDAAEYVATHLQRLGLTTQLFDSDPGRTSVVTRVEGADSSKPALVVHGHLDVVPADPRNWSVDPFAGEIKDGMLWGRGAVDMKNMDAMILTALGDILGAGKQPARDLVVAFFADEEDGGRRGSHHLVKNHPELFTGATEAISEVGGYSIDLDGKRAYLVQTGEKALVWIKLIARGNAAHGSRLIRDNAITRLAEAVAAIGRREWPVQLTDTTTQLLAELARLLDVDPQRVGPDELVLKTGTASGFILATLHTTTNPTMLTAGYKHNVIPDTAEALIDIRTLPGEEDAVLAEVRSIVGDDIEIEIMHRDIGLESAFSGPLIETIISTLGTHDPGAPVLPYLMSGGTDNKALSLLDITGYGFAPLKLAPELDFPGMFHGVDERVPLEALVFGRKVLGDLLLNY; translated from the coding sequence ATGAGCCTCGCATCCGACAGCGCCGAAGAAGAAAAAACCGGCGGGCTCGAGGCGACGGCGGCGATAGCGCGCGACCTGATTCGCTTCGACACGAGCAATTACGGCGAGGGCAAGGCCAACGGCGAGACGGATGCCGCCGAGTACGTCGCGACGCACCTTCAGCGCCTCGGCCTCACCACCCAGCTCTTCGACTCCGATCCCGGCCGCACGAGCGTCGTCACGCGCGTCGAGGGCGCCGACAGCTCCAAGCCCGCGCTCGTCGTGCACGGGCATTTGGACGTAGTACCGGCCGACCCGCGCAACTGGAGCGTCGACCCCTTCGCCGGTGAGATCAAAGACGGCATGCTCTGGGGTCGTGGCGCCGTTGACATGAAGAACATGGACGCCATGATTCTTACCGCGCTTGGCGACATTCTCGGTGCGGGCAAGCAGCCCGCGCGCGACCTTGTCGTCGCCTTCTTCGCCGACGAGGAAGACGGCGGCCGGCGCGGCTCGCACCACCTCGTGAAGAACCACCCCGAGCTGTTCACCGGCGCCACCGAGGCCATCAGCGAGGTGGGCGGCTACTCGATAGATCTCGACGGCAAACGCGCCTACCTCGTGCAGACGGGGGAGAAGGCCCTCGTCTGGATCAAGCTCATCGCCCGCGGCAACGCCGCGCACGGCTCGAGACTCATCCGCGACAACGCGATCACCCGGCTCGCCGAGGCCGTCGCCGCGATCGGCCGCCGCGAGTGGCCCGTGCAGCTCACCGACACCACGACGCAGTTGCTCGCCGAACTCGCACGCCTGCTCGACGTTGACCCGCAGCGCGTGGGGCCAGACGAGCTGGTGCTGAAGACGGGCACGGCATCCGGATTCATTCTGGCTACGCTGCACACCACGACGAACCCCACCATGCTCACGGCCGGGTACAAGCACAACGTGATTCCGGATACCGCCGAGGCTCTCATTGACATTCGCACGCTGCCCGGCGAAGAGGATGCGGTGCTCGCCGAGGTGCGCTCCATCGTGGGCGACGACATCGAAATCGAGATCATGCACCGCGATATCGGCCTCGAATCCGCGTTCTCCGGCCCGCTGATCGAGACGATCATTTCGACGCTCGGCACGCACGACCCCGGCGCGCCCGTGCTTCCGTACCTCATGTCTGGTGGCACCGACAACAAGGCTCTGAGCCTGCTCGACATCACCGGCTACGGATTCGCCCCGCTCAAGCTTGCGCCCGAGCTCGACTTTCCCGGAATGTTCCATGGCGTTGACGAGCGCGTGCCCCTGGAAGCGTTAGTCTTTGGCAGGAAAGTTCTGGGCGATCTGCTTCTGAACTACTGA
- a CDS encoding helix-turn-helix transcriptional regulator, whose product MTEPRTPLHAQDKLLLLLALVPYLMDHDRVSVSDAAEQFGVTETQIREAVRLIAVSGVPGETRQYLPGDLFDIAWDDFEQNDQIALTHLVAIDDSPRFSAREAAALIAGLQYLSALPENADRDVIGVLMAKLARGASGEPSQVAVAGSASDESLRVIRDAVASGTQVEFDYLNSRGEQERRRVDPLRIESDDQDWYLRGWCHLREAVRTFRLDRMSELRATDETITYHPTDVSLPETLFEGSDDDLSVDVEITASALPLVADYIREGTPRLQEDGYVRTSVRVAHYHGLKRLAARLSGVLTVTGPEEARNVVAEWAAAGAARYDAAGNEEADTHPSNTPESGA is encoded by the coding sequence GTGACTGAACCTCGTACACCGTTGCACGCCCAGGACAAACTGCTGCTGCTGCTCGCATTGGTGCCGTATCTCATGGACCACGATCGGGTCAGCGTCTCCGATGCCGCCGAGCAGTTCGGGGTCACCGAGACGCAGATTCGCGAGGCCGTTCGTCTCATCGCCGTCTCCGGCGTGCCGGGGGAGACCCGGCAGTACCTGCCAGGCGATCTCTTCGACATCGCCTGGGACGACTTCGAGCAGAATGACCAGATAGCCCTGACACACCTGGTCGCCATTGACGATTCGCCGCGGTTCTCGGCACGCGAGGCCGCCGCGCTCATCGCCGGCCTGCAATACCTTTCGGCGCTGCCCGAGAACGCCGACCGTGACGTCATCGGCGTGCTCATGGCCAAGCTGGCGCGCGGAGCCTCGGGCGAGCCGAGCCAGGTGGCCGTCGCGGGCAGCGCATCCGACGAGTCGCTGCGTGTGATTCGCGATGCCGTCGCATCCGGTACGCAGGTGGAGTTCGACTATCTCAACTCCCGCGGCGAGCAGGAGCGCCGCCGCGTTGACCCCCTGCGCATCGAGTCGGACGACCAGGACTGGTATCTGCGCGGCTGGTGCCACCTGCGCGAGGCGGTACGCACCTTTCGCCTGGACCGCATGAGCGAGCTCCGCGCGACTGATGAAACCATCACGTATCACCCCACCGACGTAAGCCTGCCGGAGACGCTCTTCGAAGGCTCAGACGACGACCTCAGTGTCGACGTGGAGATCACCGCATCGGCGCTGCCGCTCGTCGCCGACTACATTCGCGAGGGAACGCCGCGTCTTCAGGAGGACGGATACGTGCGCACGAGCGTGCGCGTCGCCCACTACCACGGGCTCAAGCGCCTCGCCGCACGGCTTTCGGGCGTGCTCACGGTGACGGGGCCCGAGGAGGCCAGGAACGTGGTGGCCGAGTGGGCGGCGGCGGGTGCGGCACGCTATGACGCCGCTGGCAACGAGGAGGCAGACACGCACCCGTCGAACACGCCCGAGTCGGGCGCGTAG
- a CDS encoding PAC2 family protein has product MVVAFEGWNDAGEAASGAVRTLKDVLDVVPIAEVDPEVYFDYQFNRPTVSIDEEGHRTLDWPSAVIYGPTLPGVAAPQLASDAELRVSGNNVGNIYLLLGTEPSRSWKNFTAELMDVALAADVEGIVFLGSMLADVPHTRPISVFASSDNAKVRGELMLERSSYEGPVGILSVVADAAETVGIPTVSIWASVPHYVHNAPSPKAMLALIDKLEEMIDVTIPRGELVEEAAAWEAGIDALAAEDEDMASYIAQLEQARDTVDSPEASGEAIAQEFERYLRRRGDGRNDGRGDGRPDEPWRGRD; this is encoded by the coding sequence ATGGTCGTGGCATTCGAGGGCTGGAATGATGCCGGTGAGGCTGCCAGCGGGGCGGTGCGCACCCTGAAGGACGTGCTCGACGTTGTGCCCATCGCCGAGGTCGACCCCGAGGTGTATTTCGACTACCAGTTCAATCGCCCCACCGTCTCCATTGACGAGGAGGGCCACCGCACGCTCGACTGGCCGTCGGCGGTCATCTACGGCCCGACGCTGCCAGGGGTTGCCGCGCCGCAGCTCGCCTCAGACGCCGAACTGCGCGTGAGCGGGAACAACGTGGGCAACATCTACCTGCTGCTGGGCACCGAGCCCTCACGCAGCTGGAAGAACTTCACGGCCGAGCTGATGGATGTCGCGCTCGCGGCAGACGTGGAGGGCATCGTCTTTCTGGGCTCCATGCTCGCCGATGTGCCTCATACCCGACCGATTTCCGTCTTCGCCTCGAGCGACAACGCGAAGGTGCGCGGTGAGCTCATGCTGGAACGCAGCAGCTATGAGGGCCCCGTCGGCATTCTCAGTGTCGTTGCGGATGCCGCCGAAACCGTCGGCATTCCCACCGTCTCGATCTGGGCATCCGTGCCGCACTATGTGCACAATGCCCCCTCACCGAAGGCGATGCTCGCGCTCATCGACAAGCTCGAGGAGATGATCGACGTCACGATTCCTCGCGGAGAGCTCGTGGAAGAGGCCGCGGCCTGGGAGGCCGGCATCGACGCGCTCGCCGCCGAGGACGAGGACATGGCGAGCTACATCGCCCAACTCGAGCAGGCCAGGGACACCGTCGACTCCCCCGAGGCCAGCGGCGAGGCCATCGCCCAGGAATTCGAGCGCTACCTGCGTCGCCGCGGCGACGGCCGAAACGACGGCCGTGGGGACGGCCGCCCCGACGAGCCCTGGCGCGGCCGGGACTAG
- a CDS encoding tRNA (adenine-N1)-methyltransferase: MSDLTRPVTHPAIPANSGPFRIGDRVQLTGPKGKLNTITLEAGKVFHTHRGVLEHDAIIGLPDGSVVTNNVGVEHLVLRPLLRDFVMSMPRGAAIVYPKDAAQILALADVFPGATVVEAGVGSGALSLWLLRAIGPSGRLASFERRDEFADVARANVVTFLGHEPENWSVTVGDLSEALPETVADGTVDRVVLDMLAPWECLDACIGALKAGGVLLCYVATVTQLSRVAEAIRGTGRFTEPASNETMVRGWHVEGLAVRPDHRMIGHTGFLITARLLAPNTVLPELKRRPSKSDYSDADVEAWTPGALGERSASPKSLRKRVRAAQAGAELSRDAELARNGDAPDIN; encoded by the coding sequence ATGAGCGATCTGACACGCCCCGTGACGCACCCCGCAATCCCGGCGAACAGCGGGCCGTTCCGCATCGGCGACCGCGTACAGCTCACCGGGCCGAAGGGCAAACTCAACACGATCACGCTCGAGGCGGGCAAGGTCTTCCACACCCACCGCGGTGTGCTCGAACATGACGCGATCATCGGCCTGCCCGACGGCTCCGTCGTGACCAACAATGTGGGTGTCGAGCACCTGGTGCTGCGCCCGCTGCTGCGCGATTTCGTCATGTCGATGCCGCGCGGTGCCGCCATCGTGTATCCGAAGGATGCCGCGCAGATTCTCGCACTGGCCGACGTCTTTCCCGGGGCGACCGTCGTGGAGGCGGGCGTCGGAAGCGGCGCGCTGTCGCTCTGGCTGCTGCGGGCGATAGGTCCGAGCGGAAGGCTGGCCTCTTTCGAGCGGCGGGACGAGTTCGCCGACGTCGCGCGCGCGAACGTGGTCACATTTCTCGGTCACGAGCCGGAGAACTGGAGCGTCACCGTCGGTGACCTCTCCGAGGCGCTTCCCGAGACGGTCGCCGACGGCACGGTCGACCGCGTCGTGCTCGACATGCTCGCCCCCTGGGAGTGCCTCGACGCCTGCATCGGCGCCCTCAAGGCTGGCGGCGTTCTGCTCTGTTATGTGGCCACCGTCACGCAGCTCTCCCGGGTGGCTGAGGCCATCCGGGGCACCGGGCGCTTCACCGAGCCGGCGTCGAACGAGACGATGGTGCGCGGCTGGCACGTCGAAGGACTCGCCGTGCGGCCCGACCATCGCATGATCGGGCACACCGGCTTTCTCATCACCGCGCGCCTGCTCGCGCCGAACACCGTGCTGCCCGAACTCAAACGTCGGCCCTCCAAGAGCGACTACAGCGACGCGGATGTCGAGGCCTGGACCCCGGGCGCCCTCGGCGAGCGCTCCGCAAGTCCCAAGAGCCTGCGCAAACGCGTGCGTGCTGCCCAGGCCGGCGCCGAGCTCTCCCGCGACGCCGAGCTTGCCCGAAACGGCGATGCGCCTGACATCAACTAA
- the tatA gene encoding twin-arginine translocase TatA/TatE family subunit — protein sequence MFGNAFGWPHLLIILAIVLLLFGAPKLPALARSVGQSMRIFRGEMKTMKGDEPAKPDDTTTTTHNEDVAVTHSVGNDKPESQQKL from the coding sequence ATGTTCGGAAACGCATTCGGCTGGCCACACCTGCTCATCATTCTGGCCATCGTGCTGCTGCTCTTCGGTGCGCCCAAACTTCCCGCGCTCGCGCGAAGCGTGGGTCAGTCGATGCGCATCTTCCGCGGCGAGATGAAGACCATGAAGGGCGACGAGCCGGCCAAGCCGGACGACACGACCACGACGACGCACAACGAAGACGTTGCCGTCACGCACTCCGTGGGCAACGACAAGCCCGAGTCGCAGCAAAAGCTCTAG
- a CDS encoding undecaprenyl-diphosphate phosphatase: MDFVNALILGLVQGLTEFLPVSSSAHIRIVGELLGLGGDPGARFTAIIQLGTEAAVVVFFWRDIVRIVKAWFLALFGRIPRNDPDARMGWLIIIGSIPIVVLGLLFQTAIETTFRSLWIIAATLIIFGIILGLADALGSSKRQLKDLTWGHGIIYGIAQAFALIPGVSRSGGTITAGRILGYDRATAARYSFLLAIPAVFGSGLYELYKSIKSPAPEIFNPIEIVAATIVAFVVGLVVIGLFLRYISHRSFLPFVLYRIALGIVIIVLILTGVLNA, from the coding sequence ATGGACTTCGTTAACGCGCTCATCCTCGGCCTCGTGCAGGGGCTCACCGAGTTTCTCCCCGTCTCCTCGAGCGCGCACATCCGCATCGTGGGAGAGCTGCTCGGTCTGGGCGGCGACCCGGGCGCACGCTTCACCGCCATCATCCAGCTCGGCACCGAGGCCGCCGTGGTCGTGTTCTTCTGGCGTGACATCGTGCGCATCGTCAAGGCGTGGTTTCTCGCCCTCTTCGGTCGTATTCCCCGCAACGATCCGGATGCCCGCATGGGCTGGCTGATCATCATCGGCAGCATTCCCATCGTTGTGCTGGGCCTGCTGTTCCAGACCGCCATCGAGACGACCTTCCGCTCGCTGTGGATCATCGCGGCAACGCTCATCATCTTCGGCATCATCCTGGGGCTGGCGGATGCCCTCGGCAGCAGTAAGCGCCAGCTGAAAGACCTCACGTGGGGCCACGGCATCATCTATGGCATCGCACAGGCCTTCGCGCTCATTCCCGGAGTTTCCCGCTCGGGCGGCACCATCACCGCCGGGCGCATCCTGGGCTACGACCGGGCCACCGCCGCGCGATACTCCTTTCTGCTGGCCATTCCTGCGGTGTTCGGCAGTGGACTCTACGAGCTGTACAAGTCGATCAAGTCGCCGGCACCCGAGATCTTCAACCCCATCGAGATTGTCGCGGCAACAATCGTGGCCTTCGTGGTCGGGCTCGTGGTGATAGGCCTGTTCCTGCGGTACATCTCGCACCGCAGCTTCCTGCCGTTCGTGCTGTACCGCATCGCACTCGGCATCGTCATCATCGTGCTGATCCTGACGGGTGTTCTCAACGCCTAA
- a CDS encoding HAD family hydrolase, producing the protein MTTTPAAASGIRQDQLPAAVLFDMDGTLVDTEPYWMQAETDLVAEFGGVWTQEDCLSVVGAGLWTSAEALRARGVALEADEIVDRLTNRVQEQIETFGAPWRPGAVELLREVRERGIKTALVTMSVRRMASQIADALPFTGFDLLVTGDSVENPKPHPEAYLTAARLLGVEPECTVAIEDSIPGLAAAVAAGTTAIAVPHILQIPASDDHVLWQSLAGRTVDDLIAVYAQRNPAERNPAESTAR; encoded by the coding sequence GTGACCACAACGCCTGCCGCCGCCTCCGGCATCCGCCAAGACCAGCTTCCCGCCGCCGTGCTCTTCGACATGGATGGCACCCTCGTCGACACCGAACCGTACTGGATGCAGGCGGAGACCGATCTGGTCGCCGAATTCGGCGGTGTCTGGACCCAGGAAGACTGTCTGAGCGTCGTGGGCGCCGGGCTGTGGACCTCGGCAGAGGCCCTGCGGGCACGCGGCGTCGCGCTGGAGGCGGACGAGATCGTCGACAGACTCACCAATCGCGTGCAGGAGCAGATTGAGACGTTCGGCGCCCCGTGGCGTCCCGGTGCCGTCGAGCTGTTGCGCGAAGTACGTGAACGGGGCATCAAGACCGCCCTGGTGACGATGTCGGTGCGCCGCATGGCCTCCCAGATCGCCGACGCGCTGCCGTTCACGGGCTTCGACCTGCTCGTGACGGGAGACAGCGTCGAGAACCCGAAGCCGCATCCGGAGGCATACCTCACCGCCGCCCGCCTGCTGGGCGTGGAACCGGAGTGCACCGTCGCCATCGAAGACTCCATTCCCGGACTGGCCGCGGCCGTCGCCGCTGGCACCACCGCCATTGCCGTACCGCATATCCTTCAGATTCCTGCCAGTGACGACCATGTGCTCTGGCAGAGCCTCGCAGGGCGCACCGTCGACGACCTGATCGCCGTCTATGCCCAGAGAAACCCGGCCGAGCGCAACCCAGCCGAAAGCACCGCACGATGA
- a CDS encoding HNH endonuclease yields the protein MGDGITVVASPKVKADDDGSEEFHRLRRSVLLPDTSAYPLGRAYIADHCANCLNPLPDGNEGLYCSDWCKETAGTVRYLRGANRDGRIDQPDVKEAIGIRLAFIMAGSYSALGRNLSPTTRAKVKDRDGGMCQSCGKPGSEIDHISGSSDEPTNLQLLCNECHRAKTMKNMIPAPDEEKALIAALFIERIVPDVPVLLADDEAEWQRAWSALKKERRQRLRDEIESMGINLAGLKTRAEWIVKRDAVLSERAQGQPAPSESLSASDGFNWDIGKDTFLEHLLNRSTR from the coding sequence ATGGGTGACGGGATCACCGTGGTAGCGAGCCCGAAGGTAAAAGCCGACGACGATGGTTCAGAGGAGTTCCATCGCCTTCGTCGCAGCGTGCTTCTACCCGACACCTCTGCATATCCGCTTGGACGGGCATACATAGCGGACCATTGTGCGAACTGCTTGAACCCGCTGCCCGACGGGAATGAAGGCCTCTACTGCTCAGACTGGTGCAAAGAGACTGCCGGCACAGTCCGCTATCTGCGCGGCGCAAACCGTGACGGCCGTATCGACCAGCCTGACGTCAAAGAGGCCATCGGCATTCGCCTGGCCTTCATCATGGCTGGAAGCTACAGCGCTCTCGGGCGAAACCTGAGTCCAACCACGCGCGCCAAAGTCAAAGATCGAGACGGTGGAATGTGCCAGTCCTGTGGAAAACCGGGGTCCGAGATCGACCATATCTCGGGCAGCTCAGATGAACCGACGAACCTGCAGCTGCTTTGCAACGAATGCCACCGGGCGAAGACGATGAAGAACATGATTCCCGCGCCCGACGAGGAGAAGGCATTGATAGCGGCGCTGTTCATCGAGCGCATCGTCCCTGACGTCCCCGTGCTCCTTGCCGATGACGAGGCGGAGTGGCAACGCGCTTGGAGCGCGCTCAAGAAGGAACGTCGACAGCGTCTTAGGGACGAAATCGAGTCGATGGGGATCAACCTGGCGGGGCTGAAGACTCGGGCAGAGTGGATCGTGAAACGGGACGCCGTCCTAAGCGAGCGTGCCCAAGGTCAGCCAGCACCTTCAGAGAGCCTCAGCGCGTCGGACGGGTTCAACTGGGACATCGGTAAGGACACGTTTCTCGAACACCTGTTAAACAGGTCAACGCGCTAG
- a CDS encoding FKBP-type peptidyl-prolyl cis-trans isomerase has protein sequence MRRTPALFVAAGLLLVTLSACSSAPSANCDDAAATGAASDLISVSGKVGATPDVSFPTPLKTTKTDRSILTKGTGDLLQTGQAVRADVTIYNGATGELMPRSQYGAPEGTLPITIGQTVAGISKGLVCAREGSRIAVAVSPKDGINDGATSLVIVLDVRKAFLPRADGAPQPHQAGMPQVVFAPNGAPGITVPKTTPPTKLKIADLKKGDGTVVKRGDAVVVQYTGVLWKNGTVFDSSWTKNGSTTMVANDASSGASSGGVITGFADALIGQKVGSQVIAVIPPDKGYGKEGSGAIPPNATLVFVADILGIQ, from the coding sequence GTGCGCAGAACTCCAGCACTGTTCGTCGCAGCCGGACTGCTGCTCGTCACCCTCTCGGCGTGCAGCTCGGCCCCGAGTGCCAACTGCGACGACGCAGCGGCGACGGGCGCGGCATCCGATCTGATCTCGGTCAGCGGCAAGGTGGGCGCCACACCGGATGTCTCGTTCCCGACCCCGTTGAAGACCACGAAGACCGACCGCAGCATCCTCACGAAGGGCACGGGCGATCTGCTGCAGACGGGGCAGGCCGTTCGGGCGGACGTCACCATCTACAACGGAGCGACAGGCGAGCTGATGCCGCGCTCCCAGTACGGTGCGCCGGAGGGGACGCTGCCGATCACCATCGGGCAGACCGTAGCGGGCATCTCGAAGGGGCTCGTGTGCGCCCGGGAGGGCTCGCGCATAGCCGTCGCCGTCTCGCCGAAGGACGGCATCAACGACGGCGCCACCTCACTGGTCATCGTGCTCGATGTGCGCAAGGCCTTCCTGCCTCGCGCCGACGGTGCACCGCAGCCGCACCAGGCCGGCATGCCGCAGGTCGTCTTCGCGCCGAACGGCGCGCCCGGCATCACGGTGCCCAAGACAACACCCCCCACGAAGCTGAAGATCGCCGACCTCAAGAAGGGTGACGGCACCGTCGTCAAACGCGGCGACGCGGTGGTGGTGCAGTACACGGGGGTGCTGTGGAAGAACGGAACCGTATTCGATTCCTCGTGGACGAAGAACGGATCCACCACGATGGTCGCCAATGACGCGTCGTCGGGTGCAAGCTCTGGTGGCGTCATCACGGGCTTCGCGGATGCCCTCATCGGGCAGAAGGTCGGCTCCCAGGTCATCGCGGTCATTCCACCCGACAAGGGCTATGGCAAGGAGGGCTCCGGCGCGATTCCGCCGAACGCCACTCTGGTCTTCGTCGCGGACATCCTGGGCATCCAGTAA